A stretch of the Prinia subflava isolate CZ2003 ecotype Zambia chromosome 33, Cam_Psub_1.2, whole genome shotgun sequence genome encodes the following:
- the LOC134563071 gene encoding zinc finger protein 271-like isoform X3: MRLGPAPRRLQPRPGAVCSQFPPSAPSKSQTGRESAPESCPLLPGSLPGPRGAGPLWNPPRAERGCFWVSAPPGQGWERRRSGRKRRDTGGGRGKAGAAGRGGAGTRGTEEEEEEDEKREGFPARDPQVSGEGELAPNPSRGSPGGFLCGPGRVRILQEPEAEPEMALEGSGQQPEGEAAVSGSAAQERNGEEKPRRCRTRRGCKRRSRGSEHERSTPGRGGGRSSELGVPEQPQDGEKPHKCSECGRRFRFRSQLIVHQRSHTGEKPYECDQCKKRFPTSSHLLLHQRIHTDERPFRCPDCGVGFRHNSHLVTHRRIHTGERPHECEQCGKSFSQSSHLIIHQRIHTGEKPYECGECGKSFSCSPNLIRHQRIHTGERPYECDQCKKRFANSSHLLLHQRIHMDERPFRCPDCGMGFKQNSHLVTHQLIHTRERPHECPQCGKSFSHGSAVIKHQRIHTGERPYECGECGKSFRHSSNLAVHQMIHTGEKPYECDQCKKRFHTSFNLLLHQRSHTDERPFRCPDCGMGFKQKSTLVTHRRIHTGERPHECPQCGKSFSRSSHLIRHQRIHTGEKPYECGECGKSFSRNSNLIKHQKSHTGERPYECDQCKKRFPTSSKLLLHQRIHTDERPIRCPDCGMGFQRNDHLIRHRRIHTGERPYKCEQCGKSFSQSSHLTLHQRSHTGERPYECDQCEKSFRWRSELTKHQKIHTGEKPHKCSECGKSFRRRSQLIVHQMIHTGERPYECDQCKKRFQTSSKLLVHQRVHTDERPFRCPDCGVGFRHNSTLITHRRIHTGERPYMCEQCGKSCSQRSHLITHQRIHTGERPYECGECGKSFSTSSSLTLHQRSHTGERPYECDQCKKRFPTSSRLLQHQRIHTDERPFRCPDCGMGFKHNSNLINHHRIHTGERPHECEQCGKSFRQTTTLIAHKRTHTDERPYECGECGKSFSQRSTLTLHQRSHTGERPYECDQCKKRFPTSSRLLQHQRIHTDEKPFRCPDCGMGFKHNSTLIRHRRIHTGERPHECPQCRKSFSRSSHLTQHQRSQH, encoded by the exons ATGcggctcggccccgcccctcgccggcTGCAGCCGCGTCCGggcgctgtttgctcccagttccctcccagtgctcccagtaagaGCCAGACTGGGAGGGAAAGCGCTCCCGAGTCCTGCCCGCTGCTCCCGGGATCGCTGCCGgggccgcgcggggcggggccgcttTGGAAcccccccagggcagagcgcggctgcttttgggtgtcggcaccgcccgggcagggctgggagcggaggaggagcgggaggaagaggagggacacaggaggaggaagaggaaaggcaggagcggCAGGAAGAGGCGGAGCGGGAACAcgagggacagaggaggaggaggaggaagacgaAAAGCGGGAGGGATTTCCCGCCCGGGACCCGCAGGtgagcggggagggggagctcgccCCGAATCCATCGCGGGGCTCTCCGGGAGGGTTTTTGTGCGGCCCAGGGCGTGTTCGGATCTTGCAGGAGCCCGAAGCCGAGCCGGAGATGGCCCTGGAGGGCTCCGGGCAGCAGCCGGAGGGAGAGGCCGCTGTGAGCGGCTCCGCGGCGCAGGAACGaaacggggaggaaaagccgcGGAGATGCCGcacgaggaggggctgcaaacgcAGATCTCGGGGCTCCGAGCACGAAAGATCTAccccgggccggggaggcggccgcagctcggagctgggggtccctgagcagcctcaggatggggagaagccccacaagtgctcgGAGTGTGGGAGGAGATTCAGGTTCAGATCCCAACTCATCgtccaccagaggagccacaccgGGGAAaagccctacgagtgtgaccagtgcaagaagaggtttcccaccagctcccatctcctcctgcaccagcggattcacacggatgagaggcccttccgctgccccgactgtgGGGTGGGCTTCAGGCATAACTCGCACCTCGTCacccaccggcgcatccacactggggagagacCCCATGAATGtgagcagtgtgggaagagcttcagccagagctcccacctgatcatccaccagaggatccacaccgGGGAAAAGCCCTACGAatgtggggagtgtgggaagagcttcagctgcagccccaACCTCATCAgacaccagaggatccacactggggagaggccctacgagtgtgaccagtgcaagaagaggtttgCCAAcagctcccatctcctcctgcaccagcggattcacatggatgagaggcccttccgctgccccgactgcgggatgggcttcaagCAAAACTCCCACCTCGTCACCCACCAGCTCatccacaccagggagaggccccacgagtgtccccagtgtgggaagagcttcagccacgGCTCTGCCGTGATCAAACATCAGAGGATCCACACgggggaacggccctacgagtgtggggagtgtgggaagagcttcaggcacAGCTCTAACCTGGCTGTGcaccagatgatccacaccggggagaagCCCTATGAGTGTgaccagtgcaagaagaggtttcacACCAGCTTCAATCTCCTCCTGCACCAACGCAGTCACAcagatgagaggcccttccgctgccccgactgcgggatgggcttcaagCAAAAGTCCACCCTCGTCacccaccggcgcatccacaccggggagaggccccacgagtgtccccagtgtggcaagagcttctccaggagctcccacctgatcagacaccagaggatccacacggGGGAAaagccctacgagtgtggggagtgtgggaagagcttcagcaggAACTCCAACCTCATCAAACACCAGAAGagccacaccggggagaggccctacgagtgtgaccagtgcaagaagaggtttcccaccagctccaaACTCCTTCTTCATCAGCGGATTCACACAGATGAGAGGCCCatccgctgccccgactgcgggatgggcttcCAGCGTAATGACCACCTCATCaggcaccggcgcatccacaccggggagagacCCTACAAGTGtgagcagtgtgggaagagcttcagccagagctcccacCTGACGctccaccagaggagccacacgggagagaggccctacgagtgtgaccagtgtgagaagag cttcaggtggAGATCTGAACTGACCAAACACCAGAAAATCCACAcgggggagaagccccacaaatgctcggagtgtgggaagagcttcaggcgGAGATCCCAACTCATCGTccaccagatgatccacactggggagaggccctacgagtgtgatcaatgcaagaagaggtttcagacGAGCTCCAAGCTCCTCGTGCACCAGCGGgttcacacggatgagaggcccttccgctgccccgactgtgGGGTGGGCTTCAGGCATAACTCCACCCTCATCacccaccggcgcatccacactggggagaggccctacatgtgtgagcagtgtgggaagagctgcagccagcgTTCCCACCTGATCAcacaccagaggatccacacgggagaacggccctacgagtgtggggagtgtgggaagagcttcagcacGAGCTCTAGCCTCACTCtgcaccagaggagccacactggggagagaccctacgagtgtgaccagtgcaagaagaggtttcccaccagctcccgtctcctccagcaccagcgcattcacacggatgagaggcccttccgctgccctgactgcgggatgggcttcaagCACAACTCCAACCTCATCAACCACCAtcgcatccacaccggggagaggccccacgagtgtgagcagtgtgggaagagcttcaggcagACGACCACCCTGATTGCCCACAAGAGGACCCACACGGACgaacggccctacgagtgtggggagtgtgggaagagcttcagccagagaTCTACCCTGACTCtgcaccagaggagccacactggggagagaccctacgagtgtgaccagtgcaagaagaggtttcccaccagctcccgtctcctccagcaccagcggattcacacggatgagaagcccttccgctgccccgactgtgggatgggcttcaagcacaactccaccctcatcaggcaccggcgcatccacaccggggagaggccccacgagtgtccccagtgtcgGAAGAGCTTCTCTAGAAGTTCTCACTTGACCCAACACCAACggagccagcactga
- the LOC134563083 gene encoding zinc finger protein 501-like, producing the protein MEEEEEGAARKRKLSREPQAGTELSTEPREDKSPRQQPVGEAAVSGSAAQERNGEEKPRRCRTRRGCKRRSRGSEQERSTPGRGGGRSSELGVPEQPQDGEKPHKCSECGKSFRWRSELTKHQKIHTGEKPHKCSECGKSFRRRSQLIVHQMIHTGERPYECDQCKKRFQTSSKLLVHQRVHTDERPFRCPDCGVGFRHNSTLITHRRIHTGERPYKCEQCGKSCSQRSHLITHQRIHTGERPYECGECGKSFSQSSTLTLHQRSPTGERPYECDQCKKRFPTSSQLLQHQQIHTDERPFRCPDCGMGFKHNSHLINHHRIHTGERPHECEQCGKSFRQTTTLIAHKRTHTDERPYECGECGKSFSQRSTLTLHQRSHTGERPYECDQCKKRFPTSSRLLQHQRIHTDEKPFRCPDCGMGFQRNYTLIRHRRIHTGERPHECPQCRKSFSRSSHLTQHQRSQH; encoded by the exons atggaggaggaggaggagggcgcgGCGAGGAAGAGGAAGCTGTCCCGGGAGccgcaggcag gcACGGAGCTGAGCACggagcccagggaggacaaatccccgcGGCAGCAGCCGGTGGGAGAGGCCGCTGTGAGCGGCTCCGCGGCGCAGGAACgcaacggggaggaaaagccgcGGAGATGCCGcacgaggaggggctgcaaacgcAGATCTCGGGGCTCCGAGCAGGAAAGATCCAccccgggccggggaggcggccgcagctcggagctgggggtccctgagcagcctcaggatggggagaagccccacaagtgctcggagtgtgggaagagcttcaggtggAGATCTGAACTGACCAAACACCAGAAaatccacaccggggagaagccccacaaatgctcggagtgtgggaagagcttcaggcgGAGATCCCAACTCATCGTccaccagatgatccacactggggagaggccctacgagtgtgatcaatgcaagaagaggtttcagacGAGCTCCAAGCTCCTCGTGCACCAGCGGgttcacacggatgagaggcccttccgctgccccgactgtgGGGTGGGCTTCAGGCATAACTCCACCCTCATCacccaccggcgcatccacactggggagaggccctacaagtgtgagcagtgtgggaagagctgcagccagcgTTCCCACCTGATCAcacaccagaggatccacacgggagaacggccctacgagtgtggggagtgtgggaagagcttcagccagagctctACCCTGACTCTGCACCAGAGGAGCCCCACTGGGGAGAGaccctacgagtgtgaccagtgcaagaagaggtttcccaccagctcccagctcctgcagcaccagcagattcacacggatgagaggcccttccgctgccccgactgcgggatgggcttcaagCACAACTCCCACCTCATCAACCACCAtcgcatccacaccggggagaggccccacgagtgtgagcagtgtgggaagagcttcaggcagACGACCACCCTGATTGCCCACAAGAGGACCCACACGGACgaacggccctacgagtgtggggagtgtgggaagagcttcagccagagaTCTACCCTGACTCtgcaccagaggagccacactggggagagaccctacgagtgtgaccagtgcaagaagaggtttcccaccagctcccgtctcctccagcaccagcggattcacacggatgagaagcccttccgctgccccgactgcgggatgggcttcCAGCGTAACTACACCCTCATCaggcaccggcgcatccacaccggggagaggccccacgagtgtccccagtgtcgGAAGAGCTTCTCTAGAAGTTCTCACTTGACCCAACACCAACggagccagcactga
- the LOC134563071 gene encoding zinc finger protein ZFP2-like isoform X1, whose translation MRLGPAPRRLQPRPGAVCSQFPPSAPSKSQTGRESAPESCPLLPGSLPGPRGAGPLWNPPRAERGCFWVSAPPGQGWERRRSGRKRRDTGGGRGKAGAAGRGGAGTRGTEEEEEEDEKREGFPARDPQQDFPLPNLGPMEEEEEGAARKRKLSREPQAGTELSTEPREDKSPRQQPVGEAAVSGSAAQERNGEEKPRRCRTRRGCKRRSRGSEHERSTPGRGGGRSSELGVPEQPQDGEKPHKCSECGKSFRWRSELTKHQKIHTGEKPHKCSECGKSFRRRSQLIVHQMIHTGERPYECDQCKKRFQTSSKLLVHQRVHTDERPFRCPDCGVGFRHNSTLITHRRIHTGERPYMCEQCGKSCSQRSHLITHQRIHTGERPYECGECGKSFSTSSSLTLHQRSHTGERPYECDQCKKRFPTSSRLLQHQRIHTDERPFRCPDCGMGFKHNSNLINHHRIHTGERPHECEQCGKSFRQTTTLIAHKRTHTDERPYECGECGKSFSQRSTLTLHQRSHTGERPYECDQCKKRFPTSSRLLQHQRIHTDEKPFRCPDCGMGFKHNSTLIRHRRIHTGERPHECPQCRKSFSRSSHLTQHQRSQH comes from the exons ATGcggctcggccccgcccctcgccggcTGCAGCCGCGTCCGggcgctgtttgctcccagttccctcccagtgctcccagtaagaGCCAGACTGGGAGGGAAAGCGCTCCCGAGTCCTGCCCGCTGCTCCCGGGATCGCTGCCGgggccgcgcggggcggggccgcttTGGAAcccccccagggcagagcgcggctgcttttgggtgtcggcaccgcccgggcagggctgggagcggaggaggagcgggaggaagaggagggacacaggaggaggaagaggaaaggcaggagcggCAGGAAGAGGCGGAGCGGGAACAcgagggacagaggaggaggaggaggaagacgaAAAGCGGGAGGGATTTCCCGCCCGGGACCCGCAG CAGGATTTCCCTTTGCCAAACCTCGGCccgatggaggaggaggaggagggcgcgGCGAGGAAGAGGAAGCTGTCCCGGGAGccgcaggcag gcACGGAGCTGAGCACggagcccagggaggacaaatccccgcGGCAGCAGCCGGTGGGAGAGGCCGCTGTGAGCGGCTCCGCGGCGCAGGAACgcaacggggaggaaaagccgcGGAGATGCCGcacgaggaggggctgcaaacgcAGATCTCGGGGCTCCGAGCACGAAAGATCCAccccgggccggggaggcggccgcagctcggagctgggggtccctgagcagcctcaggatggggagaagccccacaagtgctcggagtgtgggaagagcttcaggtggAGATCTGAACTGACCAAACACCAGAAAATCCACAcgggggagaagccccacaaatgctcggagtgtgggaagagcttcaggcgGAGATCCCAACTCATCGTccaccagatgatccacactggggagaggccctacgagtgtgatcaatgcaagaagaggtttcagacGAGCTCCAAGCTCCTCGTGCACCAGCGGgttcacacggatgagaggcccttccgctgccccgactgtgGGGTGGGCTTCAGGCATAACTCCACCCTCATCacccaccggcgcatccacactggggagaggccctacatgtgtgagcagtgtgggaagagctgcagccagcgTTCCCACCTGATCAcacaccagaggatccacacgggagaacggccctacgagtgtggggagtgtgggaagagcttcagcacGAGCTCTAGCCTCACTCtgcaccagaggagccacactggggagagaccctacgagtgtgaccagtgcaagaagaggtttcccaccagctcccgtctcctccagcaccagcgcattcacacggatgagaggcccttccgctgccctgactgcgggatgggcttcaagCACAACTCCAACCTCATCAACCACCAtcgcatccacaccggggagaggccccacgagtgtgagcagtgtgggaagagcttcaggcagACGACCACCCTGATTGCCCACAAGAGGACCCACACGGACgaacggccctacgagtgtggggagtgtgggaagagcttcagccagagaTCTACCCTGACTCtgcaccagaggagccacactggggagagaccctacgagtgtgaccagtgcaagaagaggtttcccaccagctcccgtctcctccagcaccagcggattcacacggatgagaagcccttccgctgccccgactgtgggatgggcttcaagcacaactccaccctcatcaggcaccggcgcatccacaccggggagaggccccacgagtgtccccagtgtcgGAAGAGCTTCTCTAGAAGTTCTCACTTGACCCAACACCAACggagccagcactga
- the LOC134563071 gene encoding zinc finger protein 501-like isoform X2, translating into MEEEEEGAARKRKLSREPQAGTELSTEPREDKSPRQQPVGEAAVSGSAAQERNGEEKPRRCRTRRGCKRRSRGSEHERSTPGRGGGRSSELGVPEQPQDGEKPHKCSECGKSFRWRSELTKHQKIHTGEKPHKCSECGKSFRRRSQLIVHQMIHTGERPYECDQCKKRFQTSSKLLVHQRVHTDERPFRCPDCGVGFRHNSTLITHRRIHTGERPYMCEQCGKSCSQRSHLITHQRIHTGERPYECGECGKSFSTSSSLTLHQRSHTGERPYECDQCKKRFPTSSRLLQHQRIHTDERPFRCPDCGMGFKHNSNLINHHRIHTGERPHECEQCGKSFRQTTTLIAHKRTHTDERPYECGECGKSFSQRSTLTLHQRSHTGERPYECDQCKKRFPTSSRLLQHQRIHTDEKPFRCPDCGMGFKHNSTLIRHRRIHTGERPHECPQCRKSFSRSSHLTQHQRSQH; encoded by the exons atggaggaggaggaggagggcgcgGCGAGGAAGAGGAAGCTGTCCCGGGAGccgcaggcag gcACGGAGCTGAGCACggagcccagggaggacaaatccccgcGGCAGCAGCCGGTGGGAGAGGCCGCTGTGAGCGGCTCCGCGGCGCAGGAACgcaacggggaggaaaagccgcGGAGATGCCGcacgaggaggggctgcaaacgcAGATCTCGGGGCTCCGAGCACGAAAGATCCAccccgggccggggaggcggccgcagctcggagctgggggtccctgagcagcctcaggatggggagaagccccacaagtgctcggagtgtgggaagagcttcaggtggAGATCTGAACTGACCAAACACCAGAAAATCCACAcgggggagaagccccacaaatgctcggagtgtgggaagagcttcaggcgGAGATCCCAACTCATCGTccaccagatgatccacactggggagaggccctacgagtgtgatcaatgcaagaagaggtttcagacGAGCTCCAAGCTCCTCGTGCACCAGCGGgttcacacggatgagaggcccttccgctgccccgactgtgGGGTGGGCTTCAGGCATAACTCCACCCTCATCacccaccggcgcatccacactggggagaggccctacatgtgtgagcagtgtgggaagagctgcagccagcgTTCCCACCTGATCAcacaccagaggatccacacgggagaacggccctacgagtgtggggagtgtgggaagagcttcagcacGAGCTCTAGCCTCACTCtgcaccagaggagccacactggggagagaccctacgagtgtgaccagtgcaagaagaggtttcccaccagctcccgtctcctccagcaccagcgcattcacacggatgagaggcccttccgctgccctgactgcgggatgggcttcaagCACAACTCCAACCTCATCAACCACCAtcgcatccacaccggggagaggccccacgagtgtgagcagtgtgggaagagcttcaggcagACGACCACCCTGATTGCCCACAAGAGGACCCACACGGACgaacggccctacgagtgtggggagtgtgggaagagcttcagccagagaTCTACCCTGACTCtgcaccagaggagccacactggggagagaccctacgagtgtgaccagtgcaagaagaggtttcccaccagctcccgtctcctccagcaccagcggattcacacggatgagaagcccttccgctgccccgactgtgggatgggcttcaagcacaactccaccctcatcaggcaccggcgcatccacaccggggagaggccccacgagtgtccccagtgtcgGAAGAGCTTCTCTAGAAGTTCTCACTTGACCCAACACCAACggagccagcactga
- the LOC134563071 gene encoding zinc finger protein 271-like isoform X4, translating to MRLGPAPRRLQPRPGAVCSQFPPSAPSKSQTGRESAPESCPLLPGSLPGPRGAGPLWNPPRAERGCFWVSAPPGQGWERRRSGRKRRDTGGGRGKAGAAGRGGAGTRGTEEEEEEDEKREGFPARDPQVSGEGELAPNPSRGSPGGFLCGPGRVRILQEPEAEPEMALEGSGQQPEGEAAVSGSAAQERNGEEKPRRCRTRRGCKRRSRGSEHERSTPGRGGGRSSELGVPEQPQDGEKPHKCSECGRRFRFRSQLIVHQRSHTGEKPYECDQCKKRFPTSSHLLLHQRIHTDERPFRCPDCGVGFRHNSHLVTHRRIHTGERPHECEQCGKSFSQSSHLIIHQRIHTGEKPYECGECGKSFSCSPNLIRHQRIHTGERPYECDQCKKRFANSSHLLLHQRIHMDERPFRCPDCGMGFKQNSHLVTHQLIHTRERPHECPQCGKSFSHGSAVIKHQRIHTGERPYECGECGKSFRHSSNLAVHQMIHTGEKPYECDQCKKRFHTSFNLLLHQRSHTDERPFRCPDCGMGFKQKSTLVTHRRIHTGERPHECPQCGKSFSRSSHLIRHQRIHTGEKPYECGECGKSFSRNSNLIKHQKSHTGERPYECDQCKKRFPTSSKLLLHQRIHTDERPIRCPDCGMGFQRNDHLIRHRRIHTGERPYKCEQCGKSFSQSSHLTLHQRSHTGERPYECDQCEKRFPTSSKLLVHQRIHTGEKPHKCSECGKSFRWRSELTKHQKIHTGEKPHKCSECGKSFRRRSQLIVHQMIHTGERPYECDQCKKRFQTSSKLLVHQRVHTDERPFRCPDCGVGFRHNSTLITHRRIHTGERPYMCEQCGKSCSQRSHLITHQRIHTGERPYECGECGKSFSTSSSLTLHQRSHTGERPYECDQCKKRFPTSSRLLQHQRIHTDERPFRCPDCGMGFKHNSNLINHHRIHTGERPHECEQCGKSFRQTTTLIAHKRTHTDERPYECGECGKSFSQRSTLTLHQRSHTGERPYECDQCKKRFPTSSRLLQHQRIHTDEKPFRCPDCGMGFKHNSTLIRHRRIHTGERPHECPQCRKSFSRSSHLTQHQRSQH from the exons ATGcggctcggccccgcccctcgccggcTGCAGCCGCGTCCGggcgctgtttgctcccagttccctcccagtgctcccagtaagaGCCAGACTGGGAGGGAAAGCGCTCCCGAGTCCTGCCCGCTGCTCCCGGGATCGCTGCCGgggccgcgcggggcggggccgcttTGGAAcccccccagggcagagcgcggctgcttttgggtgtcggcaccgcccgggcagggctgggagcggaggaggagcgggaggaagaggagggacacaggaggaggaagaggaaaggcaggagcggCAGGAAGAGGCGGAGCGGGAACAcgagggacagaggaggaggaggaggaagacgaAAAGCGGGAGGGATTTCCCGCCCGGGACCCGCAGGtgagcggggagggggagctcgccCCGAATCCATCGCGGGGCTCTCCGGGAGGGTTTTTGTGCGGCCCAGGGCGTGTTCGGATCTTGCAGGAGCCCGAAGCCGAGCCGGAGATGGCCCTGGAGGGCTCCGGGCAGCAGCCGGAGGGAGAGGCCGCTGTGAGCGGCTCCGCGGCGCAGGAACGaaacggggaggaaaagccgcGGAGATGCCGcacgaggaggggctgcaaacgcAGATCTCGGGGCTCCGAGCACGAAAGATCTAccccgggccggggaggcggccgcagctcggagctgggggtccctgagcagcctcaggatggggagaagccccacaagtgctcgGAGTGTGGGAGGAGATTCAGGTTCAGATCCCAACTCATCgtccaccagaggagccacaccgGGGAAaagccctacgagtgtgaccagtgcaagaagaggtttcccaccagctcccatctcctcctgcaccagcggattcacacggatgagaggcccttccgctgccccgactgtgGGGTGGGCTTCAGGCATAACTCGCACCTCGTCacccaccggcgcatccacactggggagagacCCCATGAATGtgagcagtgtgggaagagcttcagccagagctcccacctgatcatccaccagaggatccacaccgGGGAAAAGCCCTACGAatgtggggagtgtgggaagagcttcagctgcagccccaACCTCATCAgacaccagaggatccacactggggagaggccctacgagtgtgaccagtgcaagaagaggtttgCCAAcagctcccatctcctcctgcaccagcggattcacatggatgagaggcccttccgctgccccgactgcgggatgggcttcaagCAAAACTCCCACCTCGTCACCCACCAGCTCatccacaccagggagaggccccacgagtgtccccagtgtgggaagagcttcagccacgGCTCTGCCGTGATCAAACATCAGAGGATCCACACgggggaacggccctacgagtgtggggagtgtgggaagagcttcaggcacAGCTCTAACCTGGCTGTGcaccagatgatccacaccggggagaagCCCTATGAGTGTgaccagtgcaagaagaggtttcacACCAGCTTCAATCTCCTCCTGCACCAACGCAGTCACAcagatgagaggcccttccgctgccccgactgcgggatgggcttcaagCAAAAGTCCACCCTCGTCacccaccggcgcatccacaccggggagaggccccacgagtgtccccagtgtggcaagagcttctccaggagctcccacctgatcagacaccagaggatccacacggGGGAAaagccctacgagtgtggggagtgtgggaagagcttcagcaggAACTCCAACCTCATCAAACACCAGAAGagccacaccggggagaggccctacgagtgtgaccagtgcaagaagaggtttcccaccagctccaaACTCCTTCTTCATCAGCGGATTCACACAGATGAGAGGCCCatccgctgccccgactgcgggatgggcttcCAGCGTAATGACCACCTCATCaggcaccggcgcatccacaccggggagagacCCTACAAGTGtgagcagtgtgggaagagcttcagccagagctcccacCTGACGctccaccagaggagccacacgggagagaggccctacgagtgtgaccagtgtgagaagaggtttcccaccagctccaaACTCCTCGTGCACCAGCggattcacac tggggagaagccccacaagtgctcggagtgtgggaagagcttcaggtggAGATCTGAACTGACCAAACACCAGAAAATCCACAcgggggagaagccccacaaatgctcggagtgtgggaagagcttcaggcgGAGATCCCAACTCATCGTccaccagatgatccacactggggagaggccctacgagtgtgatcaatgcaagaagaggtttcagacGAGCTCCAAGCTCCTCGTGCACCAGCGGgttcacacggatgagaggcccttccgctgccccgactgtgGGGTGGGCTTCAGGCATAACTCCACCCTCATCacccaccggcgcatccacactggggagaggccctacatgtgtgagcagtgtgggaagagctgcagccagcgTTCCCACCTGATCAcacaccagaggatccacacgggagaacggccctacgagtgtggggagtgtgggaagagcttcagcacGAGCTCTAGCCTCACTCtgcaccagaggagccacactggggagagaccctacgagtgtgaccagtgcaagaagaggtttcccaccagctcccgtctcctccagcaccagcgcattcacacggatgagaggcccttccgctgccctgactgcgggatgggcttcaagCACAACTCCAACCTCATCAACCACCAtcgcatccacaccggggagaggccccacgagtgtgagcagtgtgggaagagcttcaggcagACGACCACCCTGATTGCCCACAAGAGGACCCACACGGACgaacggccctacgagtgtggggagtgtgggaagagcttcagccagagaTCTACCCTGACTCtgcaccagaggagccacactggggagagaccctacgagtgtgaccagtgcaagaagaggtttcccaccagctcccgtctcctccagcaccagcggattcacacggatgagaagcccttccgctgccccgactgtgggatgggcttcaagcacaactccaccctcatcaggcaccggcgcatccacaccggggagaggccccacgagtgtccccagtgtcgGAAGAGCTTCTCTAGAAGTTCTCACTTGACCCAACACCAACggagccagcactga